The Buttiauxella selenatireducens genome has a window encoding:
- the coaA gene encoding type I pantothenate kinase yields the protein MSNKEQMLTTPYMQFNRNQWAALRDSVPMTLTEGEIARLKGINEDLSLEEVAEIYLPLSRLLNFYISSNLRRQAVLEQFLGTNGQRIPYVISIAGSVAVGKSTTARVLQALLSRWPEHRRVELITTDGFLHPNKVLKERNLMKKKGFPQSYDMHRLVKFVSDIKSGAPNVTAPVYSHLIYDVIPDGDKTVAQPDILILEGLNVLQSGMDYPHDPHHVFVSDFVDFSIYVDAPEELLQDWYITRFLKFREGAFTDPDSYFHSYAKLSEDEAVNVALQLWKEINWRNLKENILPTRERASLIMTKSANHEVECVRLRK from the coding sequence ATGAGTAATAAAGAGCAAATGTTAACGACTCCTTATATGCAGTTCAACCGCAACCAATGGGCAGCCTTGCGCGACTCAGTACCGATGACTTTGACTGAAGGTGAAATTGCTCGGTTGAAGGGTATCAATGAGGATCTGTCTTTAGAGGAAGTGGCCGAAATTTATCTGCCGCTTTCACGTCTATTGAATTTTTATATCAGTTCAAATCTTCGCCGACAGGCTGTGTTAGAGCAGTTTCTCGGTACGAATGGGCAACGAATTCCCTACGTCATTAGCATTGCGGGAAGCGTTGCGGTAGGTAAAAGTACAACCGCTCGCGTCTTACAAGCCCTGCTTAGCCGCTGGCCTGAGCATCGTCGCGTAGAATTGATCACGACTGATGGCTTTCTGCATCCGAATAAAGTGCTGAAAGAACGCAATCTGATGAAGAAAAAGGGATTCCCGCAATCCTACGATATGCATCGTTTGGTGAAGTTCGTTTCTGACATTAAATCAGGTGCACCAAATGTCACAGCACCAGTTTACTCGCATCTGATTTATGATGTTATTCCTGATGGTGATAAAACGGTTGCTCAACCTGATATTCTAATCCTTGAGGGATTAAATGTTCTGCAAAGCGGCATGGATTATCCACACGATCCGCATCATGTATTTGTATCGGACTTCGTAGATTTTTCGATTTATGTCGATGCGCCTGAAGAGTTGCTACAGGATTGGTATATCACGCGATTCCTGAAGTTCCGTGAAGGTGCATTTACCGATCCGGACTCTTATTTCCATAGCTATGCGAAACTTTCGGAAGATGAAGCCGTTAATGTCGCATTGCAGCTCTGGAAAGAGATTAACTGGCGGAACTTAAAAGAAAATATCCTACCAACTCGTGAGCGAGCCAGCTTGATCATGACGAAAAGCGCAAATCATGAAGTTGAGTGCGTACG
- a CDS encoding GNAT family N-acetyltransferase → MKIVSLNAATLPVYCRELGALLLDSIESGSSVGYQLGTSREDAESAFYRLRSALDKGDLLMWIARDERGLQGTIQLELTNESDGLNRAVPKLLLVHRHARRQGIGKQLITAMEKAAKAHHRGLLCLNVQACTPAEAFYRAQGYRCLGELPDYICSSDGYYHPAVIYYKRLFAVKQFAQRIAS, encoded by the coding sequence ATGAAAATTGTTTCTTTAAATGCCGCCACATTACCTGTGTATTGTCGAGAGCTGGGAGCATTGCTGTTGGATTCTATCGAGAGTGGCTCATCAGTGGGTTATCAGTTAGGGACGTCACGTGAAGATGCCGAAAGCGCATTCTACCGATTACGTAGTGCTCTTGATAAAGGAGATTTATTGATGTGGATTGCGCGTGATGAGCGTGGTCTGCAAGGAACCATACAGCTCGAGCTCACAAATGAGTCAGACGGTTTGAATCGCGCAGTTCCAAAATTATTGCTCGTCCATCGACATGCGCGTAGGCAGGGCATAGGTAAACAGCTTATTACGGCGATGGAGAAAGCGGCCAAAGCGCATCATCGAGGATTATTGTGCCTCAATGTTCAGGCATGTACGCCAGCAGAGGCATTCTATCGCGCGCAAGGATACCGATGCTTGGGGGAGTTACCAGACTATATCTGTTCTTCAGACGGCTATTACCATCCCGCCGTCATTTATTACAAACGCTTATTCGCTGTTAAACAATTTGCACAGCGCATAGCAAGTTAA